In the genome of [Mycoplasma] phocae, one region contains:
- a CDS encoding IdeS/Mac family cysteine endopeptidase (This family includes IgM or IgG-cleaving cysteine proteases.), with translation MKKTKYLILSTILLTPLTAVACVNVKSTDKKPPRSQLFLKKVVDKSKDKVIDVVEKSNQHDNPKENKGEQKSTTNSNDQSQINNENNKETNQNISDKNLNSIKTKNPQILKPENQTDKKDDEINSPEKQTLPNNVEKNDITPEQESNNTEEVIPPTIIDQNKNDASENNESNSSKNDNKIHDLDLSKLHNNTNIIESLKYKVAETLWVAGVNVDVQKFKSWDDPEVEKFEYPLKGSEKEGWYDINKEFKGGDLTLCSAVVAANMIHWWIDYNKEYVDRYIKEYPENATIKAGEIVKKLQTIKVNYPDADMYYDKSRIFEYFKGLFANRAVWPDKLIDMFINGYKYSSEKYLNSDSQYSPNATRGFLKDVFGKQRLTDMVSPGSLDHLSNIIRKWINEDRALAVSYGTGRGAGHIVNIWGADFDKNGKVLAVYISDSDNRDDTMIGSDGIRQRVGMTRLPIDYSSGYAKLNAYKKPGLGVNIWNIYSIQNGKQIWKSFFDAKDKETLK, from the coding sequence ATGAAAAAGACAAAATATTTAATTTTATCTACCATACTATTAACACCATTAACCGCAGTTGCGTGCGTAAATGTTAAGAGTACTGACAAAAAACCTCCAAGAAGTCAACTATTTCTAAAAAAAGTTGTAGATAAATCAAAAGATAAGGTTATTGATGTTGTTGAAAAATCGAATCAACATGACAATCCAAAAGAAAACAAAGGAGAACAAAAGTCTACTACTAATTCTAATGATCAATCACAAATAAACAATGAAAATAATAAAGAAACAAATCAAAATATTTCTGATAAAAATTTAAATTCAATAAAAACTAAAAATCCACAAATTCTTAAACCTGAAAACCAAACAGACAAAAAAGATGACGAGATTAATTCACCTGAAAAGCAAACATTACCAAATAATGTCGAAAAAAATGATATTACTCCAGAACAGGAATCTAATAATACTGAAGAAGTTATACCACCAACTATTATTGACCAAAATAAAAATGATGCTAGTGAAAATAATGAATCCAATTCTTCAAAAAATGATAATAAAATTCATGATTTAGACTTATCAAAGTTGCACAATAACACTAATATTATTGAATCTCTTAAATATAAAGTGGCAGAAACACTTTGAGTAGCCGGAGTTAATGTTGATGTTCAAAAATTCAAATCTTGAGATGACCCCGAAGTTGAAAAATTTGAATATCCTTTAAAAGGATCAGAAAAAGAAGGGTGATATGATATTAACAAAGAATTTAAGGGTGGAGATTTAACTCTTTGTTCTGCAGTAGTTGCTGCTAATATGATACATTGATGAATAGATTATAATAAAGAATATGTAGATAGATATATTAAAGAATATCCGGAAAATGCCACTATTAAGGCTGGCGAGATAGTTAAAAAATTACAAACAATTAAAGTTAATTATCCAGATGCGGATATGTATTATGATAAAAGTCGTATTTTTGAATATTTCAAAGGTTTATTTGCTAATCGCGCAGTTTGACCAGATAAACTTATTGATATGTTTATAAATGGTTATAAATACAGTTCAGAAAAATATTTAAATAGTGATTCACAATATTCTCCAAATGCTACTCGCGGATTTTTAAAGGATGTTTTTGGAAAACAAAGATTAACCGATATGGTTTCGCCCGGAAGTTTAGATCATTTATCGAATATAATAAGAAAATGAATTAACGAAGATAGGGCATTAGCAGTATCTTATGGAACAGGAAGAGGCGCTGGACACATCGTCAATATTTGAGGAGCAGATTTTGATAAAAATGGTAAAGTATTAGCTGTTTATATTAGCGACTCAGATAATAGAGATGATACAATGATTGGAAGTGATGGCATCCGTCAAAGAGTTGGTATGACTAGACTTCCGATTGATTACTCTTCAGGATATGCTAAACTAAACGCATATAAAAAACCTGGGTTAGGAGTAAATATTTGAAATATATACTCAATACAAAATGGCAAGCAAATTTGAAAATCTTTTTTTGATGCTAAGGATAAAGAAACATTAAAATAA
- a CDS encoding BMP family ABC transporter substrate-binding protein: MKKNRKLILGMVISVMAIAPIAASCGFGGTDTSGSYAKTDAANIRELVKTKDAEVQAAIEANTTKKLDIVLLTAGGKVNDLSFNQSVWEAISQHSVQTKNNTSSYIEPADDAAVTKSYDELISGQKNVWVLTGFQHSYLFKNWLLNANGRNLDALANSNAVVVGVDWILDKLTPEQQEKLKGKIITLNYKTEESGWIAGYAAADFLAKKYPDASDRAKRGIATFGGHPGKGVTDFITGFLGGIKHFNSEQGNNGKKALITSKPIVTDTNFSTQDTSKVTLVQNITTNGNPAIILPVAGPFTNTVEQSITSRNTDQSIIGVDTDQSMTFSEDKRKLFFTSIEKRIGATIYRVLTDLFIQKANSDIISNFNTTKKIEGVKLGYWDGFVSLSPTTKEGNDKEFATTSLQEAKNKFESIVPKAQKDNASALLGIKEMVDVAPEGKTVKEVNEGVLNALIAEINA; this comes from the coding sequence ATGAAAAAAAATAGAAAACTGATTTTAGGTATGGTAATTTCAGTTATGGCAATAGCACCAATTGCCGCTTCATGTGGTTTTGGTGGAACTGATACAAGTGGTAGTTATGCAAAAACTGATGCTGCTAATATTAGAGAATTAGTAAAAACGAAGGATGCTGAAGTACAAGCAGCTATAGAAGCTAATACAACAAAGAAATTAGATATTGTTCTTCTAACTGCTGGTGGAAAAGTAAATGATTTATCATTTAATCAATCTGTTTGAGAAGCAATTTCTCAACACTCAGTTCAAACTAAAAATAACACAAGTTCATATATTGAACCAGCTGATGATGCTGCTGTTACCAAATCATACGATGAACTTATTAGTGGACAAAAAAATGTTTGAGTACTAACTGGATTTCAACATAGTTACTTATTCAAAAACTGACTATTAAATGCAAACGGAAGAAATTTGGATGCCTTAGCAAATTCAAATGCTGTTGTTGTTGGTGTCGACTGAATCTTAGATAAATTAACACCAGAACAACAAGAAAAATTAAAAGGCAAAATTATTACCTTAAATTACAAAACTGAAGAATCTGGATGAATCGCAGGATATGCAGCTGCTGATTTTCTAGCTAAAAAATATCCTGATGCATCTGATCGTGCAAAAAGAGGAATTGCTACTTTTGGTGGACACCCAGGAAAAGGAGTTACCGACTTTATTACAGGATTCCTTGGTGGAATTAAACACTTTAATAGTGAGCAAGGTAATAATGGTAAAAAGGCTTTAATTACATCTAAGCCTATTGTTACCGATACCAACTTTAGTACTCAAGATACATCAAAAGTTACTCTTGTTCAAAACATTACTACAAATGGCAATCCCGCAATTATTCTTCCAGTAGCAGGACCATTTACTAATACAGTTGAACAATCAATTACAAGTAGAAATACTGATCAATCAATTATTGGTGTTGATACCGATCAATCTATGACCTTCTCGGAAGACAAAAGAAAATTATTTTTTACTTCAATTGAAAAAAGAATTGGAGCAACAATTTACCGTGTGCTAACTGATTTATTTATTCAAAAAGCAAATTCTGATATTATTTCTAATTTCAACACAACTAAAAAGATTGAAGGCGTAAAATTAGGGTACTGAGATGGTTTTGTTTCATTATCTCCAACTACAAAAGAAGGAAATGATAAAGAATTTGCAACCACTTCTCTACAAGAAGCTAAAAATAAATTTGAAAGTATTGTACCAAAAGCACAAAAAGATAATGCAAGTGCTTTACTAGGAATTAAAGAAATGGTTGATGTAGCCCCTGAAGGAAAAACCGTTAAAGAAGTTAATGAGGGAGTTTTAAACGCCTTAATTGCTGAAATAAATGCTTAA
- a CDS encoding ABC transporter ATP-binding protein — translation MNKQKNPEYAIQFINVTKVFGDIVANKDISINIKKGSIHALIGENGAGKSTLMSILFGLYTPTSGSIKINGHSMYIKNPNLANEIGIGMVHQHFKLVNAYTNLDNIILGSEIENYGFLDKKTAKLKIEAIQKKYNLDFDLKQKTGNATVGTQQKVEIMKMLYRDAEILIFDEPTAVLTPQEITGLIETMKIFRESGKTIIFISHKLNEVKAIADEATVIRHGEVVGHFEDLENASISELSEAMVGKKVVMPKNNAEITSEDIGFEFRNVTAKHNKNIDNVSFTIRKGEILAVAGVEGNGQEEIEFVTSGIIKPKSGKVFIYDDKNQPIDITNFSVSKKKNKGISYIPGDRHKYGLVLDFSILENSIIRRLDDKNIEKSLVINAKNMKKFFNEIEEKYDVRGCRHGHSKARSLSGGNQQKAIVGREMLTKHDFILIVQPTRGLDVGAINIIHNKILEEKAQGKTILLISYELDEVLALADSVIVINKGKISEKKSIKNITRTEIGKLMAGISNE, via the coding sequence ATGAACAAACAAAAAAATCCCGAATATGCCATTCAATTTATTAATGTCACAAAAGTATTTGGAGACATAGTTGCTAATAAGGATATAAGTATTAATATTAAAAAAGGATCCATTCATGCCTTAATTGGGGAAAATGGAGCTGGCAAGAGTACTTTAATGTCAATTCTTTTTGGACTATATACTCCAACTAGTGGTTCGATTAAAATTAATGGTCATAGCATGTACATTAAAAATCCGAATTTAGCAAATGAAATCGGAATTGGAATGGTACATCAACATTTTAAACTAGTTAATGCTTATACAAATCTTGACAACATTATTTTAGGAAGTGAAATTGAAAATTACGGGTTTTTGGACAAAAAAACTGCTAAATTAAAAATTGAAGCTATTCAAAAAAAATATAATCTTGATTTTGATTTAAAACAAAAAACAGGGAACGCAACTGTCGGAACACAACAAAAAGTCGAAATTATGAAGATGCTTTATCGTGATGCTGAAATTCTAATTTTTGACGAACCAACTGCAGTGCTAACACCACAAGAAATTACTGGTTTGATTGAAACCATGAAAATTTTTAGAGAAAGTGGTAAAACAATTATCTTTATTTCTCATAAATTAAATGAAGTTAAAGCTATTGCCGATGAAGCCACTGTTATCAGACACGGTGAAGTGGTTGGACATTTTGAAGATTTAGAAAATGCTTCAATCTCCGAACTATCAGAGGCAATGGTTGGAAAAAAAGTTGTTATGCCAAAAAACAATGCTGAAATTACTTCAGAAGACATTGGTTTTGAATTTAGAAATGTCACTGCAAAACACAATAAGAACATTGACAATGTTTCATTCACTATTCGTAAAGGTGAAATTCTAGCCGTGGCTGGAGTTGAAGGAAATGGTCAAGAAGAAATTGAATTTGTAACTTCAGGAATCATCAAACCAAAAAGTGGTAAAGTTTTCATCTATGATGATAAAAATCAACCAATTGATATTACCAATTTCTCAGTTTCAAAGAAAAAAAATAAGGGTATTTCATACATTCCTGGTGACAGACATAAATACGGACTTGTTCTTGATTTCTCAATTTTAGAAAATTCAATTATTAGACGTTTAGATGATAAAAACATCGAAAAATCACTGGTAATTAATGCTAAAAATATGAAAAAATTTTTCAACGAAATTGAAGAAAAATATGATGTTAGAGGTTGTCGACATGGACATTCAAAAGCCCGTTCACTTTCTGGTGGTAACCAGCAAAAAGCAATTGTTGGCCGGGAAATGTTAACCAAACATGATTTTATTTTAATAGTTCAACCAACTCGTGGTCTTGATGTTGGGGCTATTAATATAATTCATAACAAAATTTTAGAAGAAAAAGCACAAGGAAAAACAATTTTATTAATATCATATGAACTTGATGAAGTGCTAGCATTAGCCGATTCAGTTATTGTTATTAACAAAGGTAAAATTTCCGAGAAAAAATCAATTAAAAATATTACCAGAACCGAAATCGGTAAATTAATGGCAGGAATAAGCAATGAGTAA